One region of Lampris incognitus isolate fLamInc1 chromosome 4, fLamInc1.hap2, whole genome shotgun sequence genomic DNA includes:
- the rpl13 gene encoding 60S ribosomal protein L13 encodes MAPSRNGMILNPHFHKDWQKRVRTWFNQPARKTRRRKARQAKARSIAPRPVAGPLRPQVRCPTVRYHTKVRAGRGFTLEELKAAGIHKKTARTIGIAVDPRRRNRSTESLQANVQRLKEYRSKLILFPRKASAPKKGDSTEEELKMATQLTGPVMPIKTVHKKEKARVISEDEKNFKAFASLRMARANARLFGIRAKRAKEAAEQDVEKKK; translated from the exons ATGGCCCCCAGCCGGAATGGAATGATTCTGAACCCTCACTTCCACAAAGACTGGCAGAAGAGGGTTCGCACCTGGTTCAATCAGCCAGCAAGGAAGACCCGCAG GAGAAAGGCCCGTCAGGCCAAGGCCCGCAGCATTGCTCCACGTCCTGTCGCCGGACCACTGAGGCCACAGGTCAGGTGTCCCACAGTCAGGTACCACACCAAGGTTCGTGCCGGACGTGGCTTTACACTGGAGGAGCTTAAG GCCGCTGGCATTCACAAAAAGACAGCCCGCACCATTGGCATCGCTGTCGACCCCCGGCGCCGTAACAGATCCACAGAGTCTCTGCAGGCCAACGTGCAGCGTCTGAAGGAGTACCGCTCCAAACTCATCCTCTTCCCCAGGAAGGCTTCTGCCCCCAAGAAGGGCGACAGCACT GAGGAGGAACTGAAGATGGCCACTCAGCTCACTGGTCCCGTCATGCCCATCAAAACT GTGCACAAGAAGGAGAAGGCCCGGGTGATCTCGGAGGATGAGAAGAACTTCAAGGCGTTTGCCAGTCTGCGTATGGCCCGTGCCAACGCCCGTCTCTTTGGCATCCGTGCCAAGAGGGCGAAGGAGGCCGCCGAGCAGGATGTGGagaagaagaaataa